A section of the Flavobacterium sp. CG_23.5 genome encodes:
- a CDS encoding IPExxxVDY family protein — protein sequence MGIHKLDLGEFDEIDYYLIAIHTSLEDYRLAYFINQNLPINLSKSENEIQINIKEGETNFSRFYYFDVENAISWNLIQNKSEVIQQKKGNNQNLFSNITMEVATKVFLLPEFKKVDYFLKIENTEDIIDISKIQTILNKIDSISAIYTVETSQIKSKNNLIF from the coding sequence ATGGGTATTCACAAACTGGATCTTGGCGAATTTGACGAAATAGATTATTATCTTATTGCTATTCACACTTCATTAGAAGACTATCGTTTGGCTTATTTTATTAATCAAAATCTTCCGATTAATCTAAGCAAAAGTGAGAATGAAATTCAAATTAATATAAAAGAAGGGGAAACAAATTTCTCTAGATTTTATTATTTTGATGTTGAAAATGCTATATCCTGGAATTTGATTCAAAATAAAAGTGAAGTCATCCAACAGAAAAAAGGAAATAATCAGAATCTATTTTCAAATATAACCATGGAAGTGGCGACAAAGGTTTTTTTACTTCCTGAGTTTAAAAAGGTGGATTATTTCTTAAAGATAGAAAATACCGAAGATATTATAGACATATCCAAAATACAAACTATACTAAACAAAATTGATAGTATTTCGGCCATTTATACAGTTGAAACAAGTCAAATAAAATCAAAAAACAATTTAATTTTTTAA
- the pyk gene encoding pyruvate kinase has protein sequence MLTNKKTKIVATLGPACSTREIIKEMIEAGVNVFRVNFSHADYEDVKEKINLIRGLNEEFGYTTAILGDLQGPKLRVGVMEEGVVVHDGDLITFTTAEDIIGTAKKVFMKYKEFPNDVNPGERILLDDGKLIFEIVETDKKTEVVARVIQGGELKSKKGVNLPNTKISLPAMTEKDIADAIFAIGQNVDWIALSFVKTPEDLQQLQELIAKHSDYKIPIIAKIEMPEALENIDKIVAYCDGLMVARGDLGVELPAHEVPLVQKELIRRAKTARIPVIVATQMMETMITSLTPTRAEVNDVANSVMDGADAVMLSGETATGNYPVQVIQKMTQIIEAVEDSPLIRVPQNTPQIKTKRFITKTICHHAAIMANSIQAKAICTLTNSGYTAFQISAWRPNAHILVFTSNKRILTQLNLLWGVKSFFYEKNVSTDDTVIDINEIVKVKGFVKKGDFLINLAAMPIKDKGMVNTLRVSEIE, from the coding sequence ATGCTTACAAACAAAAAAACGAAAATTGTAGCCACACTTGGGCCTGCATGTAGTACCAGAGAGATTATTAAAGAAATGATTGAAGCAGGTGTAAACGTGTTCAGAGTAAATTTTTCTCATGCTGACTACGAAGATGTAAAAGAAAAGATTAACCTAATACGAGGTTTAAATGAAGAGTTTGGTTACACTACTGCAATTCTTGGAGATTTACAAGGTCCTAAACTTCGCGTAGGAGTTATGGAAGAAGGTGTAGTCGTTCACGATGGTGATTTAATTACATTTACTACTGCCGAAGATATTATAGGAACTGCTAAGAAGGTTTTTATGAAGTATAAAGAATTTCCAAATGATGTTAATCCTGGCGAAAGAATCTTACTTGATGATGGAAAACTTATTTTTGAAATTGTTGAAACGGACAAGAAAACAGAAGTTGTTGCCCGAGTAATTCAAGGTGGTGAATTAAAATCTAAAAAAGGAGTTAATCTTCCTAACACAAAAATATCTTTACCTGCAATGACAGAAAAAGATATTGCAGATGCTATTTTTGCTATTGGACAAAATGTAGATTGGATTGCACTTTCATTTGTGAAAACTCCAGAGGATTTGCAACAATTACAAGAATTAATAGCTAAACATTCTGACTATAAAATTCCAATTATCGCCAAAATCGAAATGCCAGAAGCATTAGAAAACATCGATAAAATCGTTGCTTATTGTGATGGTTTAATGGTAGCTCGTGGAGATTTAGGTGTTGAACTTCCAGCACACGAAGTACCTCTTGTTCAAAAAGAATTGATTCGCAGAGCAAAAACCGCTAGAATTCCGGTAATTGTAGCTACGCAAATGATGGAAACAATGATTACCAGCTTGACGCCAACACGTGCCGAGGTAAATGATGTTGCTAATTCAGTTATGGATGGTGCGGATGCCGTAATGCTATCTGGCGAAACGGCAACAGGTAATTATCCTGTTCAAGTAATCCAAAAAATGACTCAAATCATTGAAGCTGTAGAGGATTCACCACTAATTCGTGTTCCACAAAATACACCACAGATAAAAACAAAACGTTTTATTACAAAAACTATTTGTCATCATGCTGCAATTATGGCTAATTCCATACAAGCAAAAGCGATTTGTACCTTGACCAACAGTGGATACACTGCATTTCAAATCTCGGCTTGGAGACCAAACGCACATATATTAGTTTTTACTTCGAATAAAAGAATCCTTACTCAACTTAATTTATTATGGGGCGTAAAATCATTCTTCTACGAAAAAAATGTAAGTACGGACGATACCGTAATTGACATCAACGAAATTGTTAAAGTTAAAGGTTTCGTGAAAAAAGGGGATTTCCTTATCAACTTGGCAGCAATGCCCATAAAAGATAAAGGAATGGTAAACACCTTAAGAGTTTCTGAAATAGAATAG
- a CDS encoding Bax inhibitor-1/YccA family protein, with the protein MSLNSKNPFLNNKSFSSTAVSRKDEVHNATLIDYNQEMTLSGTINKTIILFLLLTASAMVIWWMAFNGLNPIVPAIGGAVVGLILVLIAAFKPQYSPYLAPGYALFEGLFIGGVSAIFEARYPGIVIQAVGATFVTFMVCLGLYKYKIVKVTEQFKSVVMAATLAIATYYLISWLFSMFTSFVPVHYGNSLMSIGISVFVIVIAALNLFLDFDRIEQGTEQKMPKYMEWYGAMGLMITLVWLYIEFLRLLSKLNSKN; encoded by the coding sequence ATGAGTTTAAATTCGAAAAATCCATTTTTAAACAATAAGTCTTTTTCATCCACAGCAGTATCTAGAAAAGACGAAGTCCACAATGCCACTTTAATTGATTACAATCAAGAAATGACCTTGTCAGGGACAATAAATAAAACCATTATCCTGTTTTTACTTCTTACCGCCTCAGCAATGGTGATTTGGTGGATGGCTTTTAATGGCCTGAATCCAATAGTTCCCGCAATAGGGGGCGCAGTTGTAGGGCTAATTTTGGTTCTTATCGCGGCTTTCAAGCCACAATATTCCCCTTATTTAGCTCCAGGTTATGCATTATTTGAAGGATTGTTCATTGGTGGTGTTTCTGCCATATTTGAAGCCCGATATCCCGGAATTGTAATACAGGCAGTAGGTGCAACTTTTGTGACTTTTATGGTATGTCTGGGTTTGTATAAATATAAAATTGTAAAGGTAACGGAGCAGTTTAAGTCGGTTGTGATGGCAGCAACACTTGCTATCGCCACCTATTATTTAATTTCTTGGCTGTTTTCCATGTTCACGAGCTTTGTGCCGGTACATTATGGTAATTCATTGATGAGTATCGGTATCAGCGTTTTTGTTATTGTAATCGCCGCTTTAAATCTGTTTTTGGATTTTGACAGAATAGAACAAGGAACGGAACAAAAAATGCCAAAATACATGGAATGGTATGGTGCAATGGGCTTGATGATCACCTTAGTGTGGTTGTATATTGAGTTTTTACGATTACTATCTAAACTGAATAGCAAAAACTAA
- a CDS encoding PAS domain-containing protein, with the protein MSNLKQYDDAIVKYYSDLRIKTLPVFSLNFHYEFLNELRDSFLDLYKLREIAAQSKWSLQDWDLKTRLEEEVIIVTDAKLKIVFASHNMVKMNGYLVDEVVGNSPKMFQGKATDRQISSEINEAIQLQQVFEKTVLNYKKSGEIYYCLIKGFPIFDLKGKLSHYIAFEKAA; encoded by the coding sequence ATGAGCAATTTAAAACAATATGATGACGCTATAGTAAAGTATTATAGTGATTTACGAATAAAAACACTTCCCGTTTTTTCTTTAAATTTTCATTATGAATTTTTAAATGAATTAAGGGACTCGTTTTTAGATTTGTATAAATTAAGAGAAATTGCTGCTCAAAGTAAGTGGAGTCTGCAGGATTGGGATCTAAAAACAAGATTAGAAGAGGAAGTAATAATAGTTACGGATGCTAAACTGAAAATTGTTTTTGCATCACATAATATGGTGAAAATGAACGGCTATTTAGTTGATGAAGTTGTGGGTAATAGTCCCAAAATGTTTCAAGGCAAAGCGACTGACAGACAGATTTCGAGTGAAATAAATGAAGCAATACAATTACAGCAAGTATTCGAAAAAACGGTTTTAAATTATAAGAAAAGTGGTGAGATTTACTATTGCTTGATAAAGGGCTTTCCGATATTTGATTTGAAAGGAAAATTAAGTCATTACATTGCTTTTGAAAAAGCAGCATAA
- the dinB gene encoding DNA polymerase IV produces MEASNPNRKIIHIDMDAFYASVEQMDNPLLRGKPVAVGGSENRGVVVAASYEARKFGVRSAISGVMAKKNCPELIFVTPRFERYKEISAKIQKIFHEYTDLVEPLSLDEAYLDVTKNKKGNPSASLLAEEIRLRIFNEVGLTASAGISINKIVAKIASDYNKPNGQKTVNPDEVISFLEELPIRKFYGVGKVTTEKMYQLGIFTGVDLKSKSLDFLEKHFGKSGNFYFNVVRGIHNSEVKSNRITKSVAAEHTFDVNLSSEIFMLEKLEIIANALERRLKKHNVAGKTVTLKIKYSDFTQQTRSKTVPYFISDKGIILEIIKELLYQERMKDSVRLLGISLSNLNTEEKKFLVVQLKFDF; encoded by the coding sequence ATGGAAGCTTCAAATCCAAATAGGAAAATCATACACATCGATATGGATGCTTTCTATGCCTCCGTAGAGCAAATGGATAATCCGTTATTGAGAGGCAAACCCGTTGCAGTAGGTGGTTCGGAAAACCGAGGTGTAGTGGTTGCGGCAAGCTACGAAGCTAGAAAATTTGGTGTTCGAAGTGCTATAAGTGGAGTGATGGCCAAGAAGAACTGCCCCGAGCTCATTTTTGTCACACCAAGATTTGAAAGGTATAAAGAAATTTCAGCTAAGATTCAAAAAATTTTTCATGAGTACACGGATTTGGTAGAGCCGCTTTCCCTTGATGAGGCGTATCTTGACGTGACCAAAAACAAGAAAGGGAATCCTAGTGCTTCTTTATTGGCAGAAGAAATCCGATTACGCATATTCAATGAAGTAGGTTTAACGGCTTCGGCAGGAATATCAATTAATAAGATTGTTGCAAAAATAGCCAGTGACTATAACAAACCGAATGGGCAAAAAACAGTTAATCCCGATGAAGTTATTTCTTTTCTTGAAGAATTACCCATTAGGAAGTTTTATGGTGTGGGAAAAGTCACCACCGAAAAAATGTACCAGTTAGGAATTTTTACCGGTGTGGATTTAAAAAGTAAGTCTTTGGATTTTCTGGAGAAACATTTTGGGAAATCAGGAAATTTCTACTTTAATGTGGTACGGGGGATTCATAACAGTGAGGTAAAATCAAACCGAATTACAAAATCAGTGGCGGCCGAACATACGTTTGATGTCAATCTGTCCTCTGAAATCTTCATGTTGGAAAAGTTGGAAATTATTGCAAATGCACTAGAAAGACGATTGAAGAAGCACAATGTTGCCGGAAAAACAGTTACATTAAAAATAAAATACAGCGATTTTACCCAACAAACCAGAAGTAAAACGGTACCCTATTTTATATCTGATAAAGGAATAATTTTAGAAATTATAAAAGAGTTATTATATCAGGAACGAATGAAAGATTCCGTGCGATTACTTGGAATTTCACTGAGTAATTTAAATACCGAAGAGAAAAAATTCCTAGTAGTTCAGTTGAAATTTGATTTTTAA
- a CDS encoding recombinase yields MKLFFKEKSKITPIGLIASSFDESQSWLKKEDDLEVLVRLIRLIRPSKIKKIQTINLQEIIFFLKENDFCRKQFSIYIKEILQDKKFNKILSDAAILQDVDFIFEVKKRIFAKFLPYQPQKNTLEYILNQVFYKADDSIWVNRIPFNQLEELYVLLEFNSIYETTEPNSSLSELLVAMSLITQRISGRAMETDVLKMVPEFDDFESPFGAFERELLLIEEKIRSSEHHYINRDDLSYAQLLVLHKQCEEFVDKAFHNSSKYGISLRVNQNLLKIRQQLIRLKYLIPLLIIEKENDKKTNGIALALQLIKYNCYKNNVRKFIAESTQLISYEITQHTAKTGEHYITETRSEYFKMFRTALGGGLIVGILCVIKVLLSKVEASYFGHAFFYSMNYAFGFIAIYLFGFTLATKQPAMTASALIKALEEGLIKQGKDSEKYEAFAILFARVFRSQFIAFVGNVIMAFPISLLGIWLIDYTLDYNIAATKWESLLTDLSPIHSLAILHSAIAGVFLFLSGIISGSIANRDKHNQVYFRIAEHPGLKRSLGKVRTLKLAKLYEKRWAGVISNFWFGIFMGSIGSIGLFLGLNLDIRHITFASGNLALGLYGANYAVSNSMLFWGIFGIGIIGLVNFMVSFSLSLGLAFRSRAISLFEVKFVVASIWNHFKARPVSFFFPTEKKNKSVIVENYLSSEVKE; encoded by the coding sequence ATGAAATTATTTTTTAAAGAAAAATCCAAAATAACTCCAATAGGATTAATAGCTTCTTCTTTTGACGAAAGTCAGTCTTGGCTTAAAAAGGAAGATGATTTAGAAGTTTTAGTTAGATTGATTCGACTCATTCGGCCGTCAAAAATCAAGAAAATCCAAACCATTAACTTGCAGGAAATTATTTTTTTTTTAAAAGAAAATGATTTTTGCCGTAAGCAGTTTTCTATTTACATTAAAGAAATTTTACAAGACAAAAAGTTTAATAAAATCCTTTCTGATGCTGCTATATTGCAAGATGTAGATTTTATTTTTGAAGTTAAAAAAAGAATTTTCGCAAAATTCCTGCCCTATCAGCCACAGAAAAATACTTTAGAATACATTCTTAACCAGGTTTTTTATAAAGCAGATGATTCGATTTGGGTTAATAGAATACCGTTCAATCAATTAGAAGAATTGTATGTATTATTAGAATTTAATTCAATTTACGAGACTACAGAACCTAATTCAAGTTTGTCAGAACTGTTGGTAGCAATGTCATTGATTACACAACGAATTAGTGGTCGTGCCATGGAAACCGATGTGCTTAAAATGGTGCCTGAATTTGACGATTTCGAAAGTCCTTTTGGTGCATTTGAAAGAGAATTACTGCTAATTGAAGAGAAGATTCGATCTTCAGAACATCATTATATTAATCGAGATGATTTGTCCTATGCTCAGCTATTGGTTTTACATAAACAGTGCGAAGAATTCGTTGATAAAGCATTCCATAATAGTTCTAAATACGGAATTTCACTTCGAGTGAACCAGAATTTATTAAAAATCAGGCAGCAATTAATTAGACTAAAATATTTAATTCCGCTATTAATTATTGAAAAAGAGAATGATAAAAAAACAAACGGAATCGCATTGGCTTTACAATTAATCAAGTACAATTGTTATAAAAATAATGTTCGAAAATTTATTGCCGAAAGTACCCAGCTGATTTCCTATGAAATAACGCAACATACCGCAAAGACCGGAGAGCATTATATTACAGAAACCCGAAGCGAATATTTTAAAATGTTCCGTACGGCTTTGGGCGGTGGGCTTATAGTGGGAATATTATGTGTTATTAAGGTATTGCTCTCTAAAGTGGAAGCGAGTTACTTTGGTCATGCTTTTTTTTATAGTATGAATTATGCCTTTGGATTTATTGCCATTTACCTTTTTGGTTTTACTTTGGCAACTAAGCAACCAGCCATGACTGCTTCTGCCTTAATAAAAGCACTGGAAGAAGGGTTAATTAAACAAGGTAAGGATTCTGAAAAATACGAAGCATTTGCTATTCTTTTCGCACGTGTGTTTCGGTCTCAGTTTATCGCGTTTGTAGGAAATGTAATTATGGCTTTTCCTATTTCATTGTTAGGAATTTGGCTGATTGATTATACTTTGGATTATAATATTGCCGCAACAAAATGGGAGAGTTTACTCACTGATTTAAGTCCCATTCATTCGTTAGCGATTCTTCACTCAGCTATTGCCGGTGTATTTCTATTCTTATCCGGTATCATTTCAGGAAGTATTGCCAATAGAGACAAACACAATCAGGTTTATTTTCGTATTGCGGAACATCCTGGACTGAAAAGGAGTTTAGGAAAAGTACGTACGTTGAAATTAGCAAAACTGTATGAAAAAAGGTGGGCAGGAGTTATATCTAATTTCTGGTTTGGTATTTTTATGGGGAGTATTGGTTCGATTGGCCTGTTTCTAGGATTAAATCTGGATATTAGACATATTACTTTTGCCAGTGGAAATTTAGCTTTAGGTTTGTATGGAGCAAATTATGCGGTTAGTAATTCTATGTTATTCTGGGGTATATTTGGAATCGGGATTATAGGTTTGGTCAATTTTATGGTTAGTTTTAGTCTGTCATTGGGACTAGCTTTCCGTTCGAGAGCTATTTCATTATTCGAAGTAAAATTTGTTGTTGCCTCGATTTGGAATCATTTTAAAGCAAGACCTGTCAGTTTCTTTTTTCCAACAGAGAAAAAAAATAAATCAGTAATAGTTGAAAACTATCTGAGTTCAGAAGTAAAAGAATAA
- a CDS encoding CYTH domain-containing protein — protein MIEIEKKFLVLNDSFKAAAFIKNRIAQGYLSSVPERTVRVRIKGNKGYLTIKGISNDTGMSRFEWEKEIPINDAQKLLLLCEKGIIDKTRFEVKLGNHIFEVDEFYGENEGLIMAEIELESETETFVKPEWLGEEVTNDKRYYNSHLSNNPYKKW, from the coding sequence ATGATAGAAATAGAAAAGAAATTCTTGGTTTTAAACGACTCCTTTAAGGCAGCAGCTTTTATTAAAAATCGTATTGCACAAGGATATTTAAGTTCAGTTCCGGAACGCACGGTAAGAGTACGCATAAAAGGAAATAAAGGCTATTTGACCATAAAAGGAATTTCAAACGATACGGGAATGTCTCGTTTTGAATGGGAAAAAGAAATTCCTATTAATGATGCTCAAAAACTACTGCTTTTATGCGAAAAAGGAATCATCGACAAAACTAGATTTGAGGTGAAACTAGGGAATCACATTTTTGAAGTGGACGAGTTTTATGGCGAAAACGAAGGTTTAATTATGGCTGAAATTGAACTTGAATCTGAAACCGAAACTTTTGTAAAACCCGAATGGTTGGGTGAAGAAGTGACAAATGATAAACGATATTATAATTCCCATCTCAGCAATAACCCATACAAAAAATGGTGA
- a CDS encoding septal ring lytic transglycosylase RlpA family protein has protein sequence MKKLITLFFLLAIIGLGSSQSSKKDKQKSVVQKDTLKKSKTVFGNKEVISDTIMVVVGKFKVYKTDAHASYYADKFNGRRTTSGRKFDNNKYTAAHKKLPFGTKVKVTNEANGKSVIVEITDRGPFVKSREIDLSKRAFKDIASRHDDGAMRVTIAVLND, from the coding sequence ATGAAGAAATTAATTACATTATTTTTTTTGCTAGCAATTATTGGATTAGGTAGCAGTCAAAGTTCAAAAAAAGATAAACAAAAATCTGTTGTTCAAAAGGACACTCTTAAGAAAAGTAAAACGGTGTTTGGAAACAAGGAAGTTATTTCAGATACGATTATGGTCGTAGTAGGAAAATTTAAAGTTTACAAAACCGATGCTCATGCTTCTTATTATGCTGATAAATTTAATGGAAGAAGAACAACAAGTGGAAGAAAATTCGACAACAATAAATATACTGCAGCCCACAAAAAATTACCCTTTGGAACAAAAGTGAAAGTGACTAATGAAGCCAATGGTAAATCCGTAATTGTTGAAATTACAGATAGAGGTCCATTTGTTAAGTCACGGGAAATAGATTTGTCAAAAAGAGCATTTAAGGATATTGCATCTCGTCATGATGATGGAGCAATGCGCGTAACGATTGCGGTTTTGAATGATTAA